One window of the Synechococcus sp. CC9311 genome contains the following:
- a CDS encoding GAF domain-containing protein produces MKKPDIPKNESERLKALSEYRILGTKPEENYNDITKIASLTCGTPIALLSLVDSDRQWFKAKVGIEAEETVRDWSFCAHAIHSSEPLIVEDALKDERFFDNPLVKGDPKIRLYAGFPLQNDENHRIGTLCVIDREPHGLTDIQFSIMESLSRQAVAFLELRKRSIKLIESYCSLADNGNIISTCSYCRKAKDTDGHWLHLDRYLSKRTNLNFSHGICDSCIEEHFPDVLEVWQSEEQSKLECKSTNQKIVL; encoded by the coding sequence TTGAAAAAGCCAGATATTCCCAAAAATGAATCGGAAAGACTAAAAGCACTTAGTGAATACAGAATTCTTGGCACAAAACCCGAAGAAAATTACAATGATATAACGAAAATAGCTTCTCTTACATGTGGCACTCCCATTGCTCTCCTGAGCCTGGTTGATTCAGATCGACAATGGTTTAAAGCCAAGGTTGGCATTGAAGCCGAAGAAACTGTGCGCGACTGGTCATTCTGTGCTCATGCGATTCACTCCTCTGAACCGTTAATCGTTGAAGATGCGTTAAAAGACGAACGCTTCTTTGACAATCCCCTGGTCAAAGGAGACCCAAAGATCAGACTGTATGCAGGCTTTCCCTTGCAGAACGACGAAAATCACAGAATTGGGACGCTCTGTGTGATTGATCGAGAGCCACATGGGCTTACAGACATACAATTCAGCATCATGGAATCCTTGTCCAGGCAAGCAGTTGCCTTTCTTGAGCTAAGGAAAAGATCCATCAAATTAATTGAATCTTATTGTTCACTCGCAGACAATGGAAATATCATTTCAACCTGTTCTTACTGTCGAAAAGCAAAAGACACTGATGGGCATTGGTTACATCTAGATCGATATCTATCTAAGCGTACTAATCTGAATTTCAGTCATGGAATTTGCGATTCATGCATTGAAGAACACTTTCCTGAT
- a CDS encoding SGNH/GDSL hydrolase family protein yields the protein MLSSTQSSDQSSIQALDQDIMEPKSILCFGDSNTWGMAPDGSGRLPFKTRWPNRLQQILNQQNLNHQSWNVIEQGLNSRTWVMDDPLGAVNYGGDYSCNGRQDLSMILHSCKPLNVVLLALGCNDCKSHLHLSPEEITSGAKILIHDIRMSYQCGPRYSNHPPTIVLVTPGVIQTTPQSLAWGFKGAAEKSRMLPSLYRNLAEQESVFFFDTQAIAETSPLDGVHFGADQQDSIAAGLAELITAISS from the coding sequence ATGCTGTCTTCCACTCAATCATCAGATCAATCATCGATCCAGGCATTGGATCAAGACATCATGGAGCCAAAAAGTATTTTGTGTTTTGGAGACTCCAACACCTGGGGAATGGCGCCTGATGGGAGTGGGCGCCTGCCATTTAAAACACGCTGGCCCAATCGTCTCCAACAGATTCTGAATCAGCAAAATCTCAATCATCAAAGCTGGAATGTCATTGAACAAGGCTTAAATTCAAGAACCTGGGTGATGGATGATCCTCTGGGAGCTGTTAATTATGGTGGTGACTACAGCTGCAATGGCAGACAAGACTTGTCCATGATTCTGCACAGCTGTAAACCCCTCAACGTTGTACTTCTTGCGCTTGGATGCAATGACTGCAAAAGCCACTTACATTTATCTCCGGAAGAGATTACATCTGGAGCTAAAATTCTTATCCACGATATACGCATGTCCTATCAATGTGGGCCGCGTTATTCCAATCACCCCCCCACGATTGTTTTAGTGACTCCTGGAGTCATTCAAACCACACCACAATCTCTTGCTTGGGGATTCAAAGGAGCCGCCGAAAAGTCTCGAATGCTTCCCTCCCTCTATCGCAACCTTGCTGAACAGGAGTCGGTGTTCTTTTTCGATACTCAAGCTATTGCTGAAACATCTCCTTTAGACGGTGTTCACTTCGGTGCAGATCAGCAGGACTCCATTGCTGCTGGATTGGCAGAACTCATCACAGCCATTTCATCGTGA
- a CDS encoding 23S rRNA (pseudouridine(1915)-N(3))-methyltransferase RlmH: protein MNPSRCRIIAIGKVRKSWVQDGIELYRKRLPGLTIVELRDSNPEKEAESIRQTLRRDEWPVMLMEQGETLTSINFSERLRSLGSQRLAFVIGGADGLTAELKALAHWKLSLSPMTFPHELARLLLIEQLFRAQAILQGSPYHRA from the coding sequence ATGAATCCGTCTCGCTGCCGCATTATCGCCATCGGCAAAGTTCGCAAATCCTGGGTTCAGGACGGAATTGAGCTCTATCGCAAACGCCTTCCTGGACTCACGATCGTTGAATTACGGGATAGCAATCCCGAAAAAGAAGCCGAATCGATTCGCCAGACACTGCGAAGGGATGAATGGCCTGTGATGTTGATGGAACAGGGTGAAACGCTGACGTCGATCAACTTTTCTGAGCGGCTCCGCAGCCTTGGATCGCAGCGGCTTGCGTTCGTGATTGGTGGTGCTGATGGATTAACAGCAGAACTGAAAGCCTTAGCCCATTGGAAGCTCAGCCTCTCACCGATGACATTCCCCCATGAGCTTGCAAGACTTCTCTTGATCGAGCAATTGTTCCGAGCCCAAGCCATTTTGCAAGGAAGTCCTTATCACCGTGCCTAA